GCTCGGCAGTGAAGATATGCGTGCCGAGCGGCCGGTCGCTGGTGGCGATGGTGACCGGCACCTCGAACAGCGGCGCAAAATTCTGCCGGACGTAGAGCTTGGAATCCTTGCGGCTGATGAAGACGGCGATCTGGCCGGCCCGTTTCGCCGCTTCAGGCTTTGCGGCCGGCGCGGGTTCGGCAAGCCGGCTCTCGTCCTTCTTCGCGTCGGGCGAGGCGGCGATCGCAGGTGCCGGCGCATCGGGTGTCTTCGCGGAGTTCGCAGCGTCCGTCTTGACCGGCTCGGTCTTGACGGCCTCGACCTTGTCGGCGGACTTGTCCGCGTTCACCGGCTTGGCAACGTCTTCCGCCGGAGGCTTGGCCGCATCCGATGCTTCGGCCGCCCTGGCGTTGTCGACGGGCGCGGTGGCTTCGGCTTCTTCGTGGGCTGCCGCATTGCCCGTGGTCACGTCCGACATCACGGTGTGACCGACGGAGGTGCGCAGCTCCAATACGCTGTCGGCGCTGGCGGTCTTGGTTTCGACGGGCTTGGTTTCGACCGGCTTGGCTTCGGCGGCTTTGGCTTGCGCGGCGCCCTTGTCGGCCTTGTCGCCGACATTGGTCTGCGGCTCGAGGCTGGCGGTGGGTTGCGGCGGCACGCGCGACGAGGCGAGCAAAGGATGGGAGAAGTTGTGCGGTGACATCTCGCCGGGCGCGACGATGACGCGTGCGCCCATCCGGGTCCAATTCCACATCTTCACCGCGAACGCCATCGGCATGCGGATGCAGCCGTGCGAGGCCGGATAGCCCGGCAGCACGCCGGCATGCATCGCGACACCGGACCAGGTGATCCGCTGCATGTACGGCATCGGCGCGCCGCTATAGATGTTGGAGTGGTGGAATTTGTGCTTCTGGATGACGCTGAACACACCCATCGGCGTCGAATGGCCCTTCATGCCCGTCGACACCGGAGATTCCGCGAACACGCCGTTGGTATCGTAGACCGTGACCTTCTGCCGGTCGATCGAGACGACAATGACGAGCGGTCCTTGCGGCTTGCTGCCGGCTTCCTTCTCGGCGACGACTTCTTTCTTGCCGGTGGCGCTGCGCTTCTGCGGCTTCTGGCGCGGTATTTCGGGATGCCGGTCCTGCCGGGCGTAATAGGACCCGTCGGAATAATCCGTCCAATAATAAAATGCTGCGTCTGCCTGGCTGGTCGCGCCGATCGCACCCGCCGCCGTCAAAATGGCGACCTGCCACAGCCGCGCCGGCTTGGCAGAAAAACCCGACCCGTTCACGCTGTTCATCCTCGAATCCATAATCCAAATCAGACGTTAGTCTCGCAGAGGGGATACGCGTTCACCAGCATGGCGGTTCTGCCATCCGCTACTTTTGTCCAAGTCGTAGCAAAAAAGCCTCACGGAGCGGTAAACGGCGGCCGCGCCCGTCGGTCCGTCGTCTTCCTGAGCGGCCGTCTCATACCTACATTGTGGCGACTTGTTACCGGAGAACTTCATGTCATCTCGTTTCCTCGGTCTTTCCAGCATCCGCTTGAAAGGCTTTGCTTTTCTCCTCCTGGCCCTGGTCGTGCCGGCAACGTCCGCTTCGGCCGCCGACGAGCCCGATCTGATCTTCCGCCGCTCGACCGTGTTCAAATGGATGAGTCCGAACGACAAGCTCGCGACCTATGGTCTCGACGATCCCGAAGTCGAGGGCGTCGCCTGTCATTTCACCGTGCCGGAGAAAGGCGGCTTCAAGGGCTGGCTGGGCCTCGCCGAGGAGGTCTCGGACATCTCGCTGGCCTGTCGCCAGGTCGGGCCGATCAAGTTCAAGAACAAGATGGAGCAGGGCGATGACATGTTCCGCCGGCGACGCTCGCTGTTCTTCAAGAAAATGCAGATCGTGCGCGGCTGTGACGCCAAGCGCAACGTGCTGGTCTACATGGTCTATTCGGACAGGATTATCGAGGGCTCGCCGAAGAACTCGACCTCGACCGTGCCGATCATGCCTTGGGGGCCGGCGGACGCAAACGTCCAGAAGTGCGGCGAGTTCTTCACGCAGTGACGCTTGCGTTCACGCAGTGACGCACTTGCGTTCACTCAGTGACGCGGGACTGCGGTTTTGCGAGGTGCGAGCCGGTCAGCCGCACGAACGCTTGTGGCGCGGCTTCGAAGCCGCGGCCGGATTGCAGCGACATCGCGCCGGCTGAGGCGACGCGATTCGACCGTTGATTTTCGCGGTCGGTCCGTTGCTCCGCCCCGCGCGCCGTTGCGCGATCTTGCACCGTCATAGTGGCCATCCCTTGACTCAACGCGCCGGGTGATCCCCGCGTCTCGGTTTCGATGGCTTGGGTCGCAGCGGAAGCATCCCCGGTTCGACAGAACCCAGCCCTCGTTTGCGACACCATCAGCAGAAAAACGTAAAATGCGTGTGAAACCGGTGAGGCGGGAGCATGACGGCGACGGCGTCCAGTGTGCCCGCCGCACCGGAGCCGGAACCTGACAGGCCACTTTGAGCGATGGCGAAACCCAACTGATATAATTGGTGTTTTCCGAGAATTGTGTCGTCGCCCCGGATAGGACGAAACAATTCTCACGCAAGATGAAACCATTTTGCGCTTTTGGCGCATCACGGGCGAAACCGCCCATGGTTATCAGCTTCACAACGACGAACGGCGCACCGCCGGCCACCGGAACTCGGAGACAAGACCATGCGCGCGCTCAGCTTTATCCTTGCCTTTGGTTTCGTTGTCGCCGGTTCTTCGTTCGCAGGCTCGCCGGACGGCAATCTCCCCGGTGTCGGCACTTTCCAGTACAGCGGCTCGCCAATTACGACCGCCGCGACGCAGTCGATCGTGGTTGCCGCGCGCTTCTGATCAACAACAAGAAAATCAGCCGATAAAGGCCGTCATGATCGTTCGATTTTGCGCTGCTGCGTTCGTGTCTGTTCTGACGATAAATGCCGTCCAGGCACAGGTGCGCGCGCCCTCAAGGTTGCCGGATCCCCGCACCGAGTTCGTGCGGCAATGTGCGCCGCGGATGCTGGGGCGGTGGGAACATCCCGAGGAAGTTTGCGGCTGCCTGCACGATCATGCCGCAGCCGCGGTCGAGGACCGCGATCTGCGCGAAGCGCTATTGCGCGGCATCAGCGAGACCGGCGTGCCCACCATCGAAACCGACTGGGTGCCGGCGTCCAAGCAGGGCGAGATCGGCCCGACCTTCACCAAGATCGCCAAGCCGACCCTGCAGTGCATGTTCGACCCGGCGAAGCAGTAACTATCTCGTCTTCGGACCATACCGCGGCACGCACGCGGCGGTGCGCGCGACGCCCTTCTCGGTCATCTTCGTTCCGCGCACTTCCTTGACCTGTCCGGCGGGACAGGTTCCATCATCCACCTGCACGCGCTGGCCAAGCTTGAGATCGGTGATGTCCTGCTCGCGTCCGACCGTGACGGCGTGCGCCGTCGTCACGAGCGCGGCGGAGATCAGGATTGAAAGGCAGGCAGCACGGCGAAAAGGCATGGCGAATGATCCCGACATTGAGACCGCAATGTAAGGACGGGCTCGCGATTCTGATAGTGAACCTTCGTCAGGTCTGCCGGGCCGATCTCTTCCTGGAGCGCAGGGCTGCGCGCGATTCCCGCGCGAGCCGTTTGGCGGAGGCGACGAGCTGCGGAACCGCATGGCCGGAAAATCCAAGCACGAAGCCGGGCAGAGGCCGCGCGCGCGAATAGGTGTCGGCCAACAGCCAACCCTCAGCGCCCGCCGCCTGCTTGGCCCGCGCTGCCACCGCCAGGTCGACCGCAGGATCAAACCGGGCGACCAGGTGCAGGCCTTGCGACGGCACCGGCACCGAGAGTGCGCCACCGGATGCGGCCTCCAGGGTTTCGGCCAGTACGTCGCGCGCGTCGCGATAGAGCTTTCGCACGCGCTTGAGGTTTGCGGCGAACGCGCCCGAGTTGAGCATGTCGGCCACCGCGCCTTCCATCAACGTTCCGGGGAAGCGGTCGAGCGCCGCGCGCGCAGCCGTCACGTCCGCGATCAGGCGTTCGGGCAGGGCGCAATAGCCGATGCGCAGGCCGGGAAACAGCGTCTTGGCAAAGGTGCCGAGATAGATCACGCGCTGGAGACGATCGATGCCGGCGAGCGACATCAGCGGTGCGCCGTCATAGCGAAACTCGCTGTCGTAATCGTCCTCCAGCACGAAAGCGCCGGCCTGCCTCGCCCAGTCCAGTAGCTCCAGCCGCCGCGGCATCGACATCTGTACGCCCAGCGGAAACTGATGCGACGGCGTGACATAGGCCGCGCGCGCGGCCGGCCCTGCGAGGCGGCCCTTGGCGACCCGCATCCCGTGCTCGTCGACGGGAACCGGCACGGCGCGATAGCCGCAATGCGCGATGGTCTTTCGCGCGGCCGGGTACCCGGGGTCCTCGCACCAGACCTGGTCGCCCGCCCTGAGGATCGCGCTCAGCACGATGCGCAGCGCGTGCAGCGTGCCTGAAGTCAGCATGATTTGATCGGGATCGCAGCGCAGCCCGCGCGCCGACAGCAGATGATCGGCGATTGCCGCGCGTAGCTCGCGGCTGCCGCGGGGATCGCCATAGTGCAGATGCTCCGACCCGAAGTTGCGCATGCGCCGGCCGACGAAGGCACGGAAGCGTTGCACCGCGCGTTCGTCGATGTGGGTGCAGCCGAGCGCGAACGCGCCTTGCCCCGGCGTTTCCACAATGACTCTCGGCTTGTTCGGTTCGGCCGTGCGCGCAGGAATGCGCGCGGCGACGAACGTTCCGGAGCCGACGGTCGCTTCGGCGAAGCCGTCGGCGATCAGGCGCTCATAGGCGATGACGACGGCGTTGCGTCGGAAGCCGGTCTGCGTGGCCAGCGTTCGCGACGGCGGCAGCGGCTCGCCGGGCTTGACCAGGCCGGAGACGATCATCTCGCACAGCGCCTGATAGAGCCGGTGCGCGGCGGAGGCGCCTGGCGTGACGTGCGGGCCGGTAAGGTCGAGCGGCAGCTCGGTCTTTGTCGGCAAGGAAGACTTGGCAGCCGAGGGCCGGAAATTGGTTGGAATATTTCGCATGGAATTGGAACTATCGCAGACCAAATGCGCCGCTACAACTGCTTCCAGATTTCTTTCAATCCGAGCAGGAGCGGCCGTGAGCCAGACCGAGACTTCGAATTCCTATCCGACATCGGCGCGCAACCAGGTGAAGCGCCGGCACGACCGCGGCTTCTATGATCACGAGACCGTCCATCGCATCCTGGATTCCTCGATGCTCTGCCATGTCTCCTATGTGATCGACGGCCAGCCCTACTGCACGCCGACCTTCTTCTGGCGCGAGGGCACGAAGCTCTACTGGCACGGCTCGAGCGCAAGCCGGATGCTGCGGAATCAGACCAAAGGCGAGCGCGTGTGCCTCACGGTCGCCCATCTCGACAGCCTCGTGCTGGCGCGCTGCGGCTTCAACCATTCCGCCGACTATCGCGCGGTGATGGCGTTCGGCACCGCCTATCTCGTCACCGACGCCGAGGAGAAGGAGCGGGCGGTGATCGCGATGGTTGATCGCTTCTTCCCGGATCGCACCGCGAGCCTGCGCGCGAGCACTACGCAGGAGATCAAGGCGACGTCCTTCATCGCAATGGAGATCGAGGAAGCCTCGGCCAAGATACGCGCCAAAGGTGTTGCCGACGACGACGAGGACTATGCATTGCCGATCTATGCCGAACGCATCCCGGTTCGCACGGTGCTCGGCGCGCCCGAGCCGTGTCCGCGCCTGCTCGACGGCGTCAGCCGGCCCGCGACGCTCAATGGCTATTCGGAAGGCCGCCTGCTCGAAGATGCATTGCGGGATGCATATTTTGTGGAGTACCCGAACGGCTGAAATCGGCTAGCTTGCGCCTCCTTGGGACCAATGAACTTCCTGGAGTTGCCTGATGAATGCCGAAATGCAGCAGAGGATTCTCGATGCCGTCGACGCCGGCTTCGAGGCCCAGCTTGCCACCACCCGTGATTTCGTCGCGATCCCTTCGACCCGAGGGGCGGAGGGGCCGTGCCAGGACATGATCGGCGATCTCCTGCGCGAACGCGGCTACGAGGTCGACGACTGGCACATCGATGTCGACGACCTCAAGGATCTGCGCGGCTTCGGTCCGATCGAACATGATTTCTCAAAGGCGCGTTCGGTGGTGGGTACCTACCGCCCGCAAACGAACGCCGGCAAGTCGCTGATCCTTCAGGGCCACTGCGACGTCGTGCCCGCAGGCCCCCTGGAACTGTGGGACACGCCGCCGTTCTCGCCCGTCATCAAGGACGGCAAGATGTTCGGCCGCGGTGCCTGCGACATGAAGTCGGGCACCATCGGCGCGCTCTATGCGCTCGATGCGATCAAGGCTGCGGGCCTCAAGCCGACGGCGCGAATCCACTTCCAGTCCGTCATCGAGGAGGAGAGCACCGGCGTCGGCGCGCTCTCGACGCTGCAGCGCGGCTATCGTGCGGATGCCTGCTTCATTCCGGAACCGACCGGCGGCAAGATGGTGCGCTCGCAGGTCGGCGTGATCTGGTTTCGCCTGCGTGTGAAGGGGCACCCGACCCATGTCGCCTTTGCCGGCTCCGGCGCGAACGCGATCATGGCCGCCTATCATCTGATCCAGGCGCTGCAGAAGCTCGAGATCGAGTGGAACGAGCGCGCCAAGGCCGACAGGCACTTCAAGACGCTCAACCATCCCATCAACTTCAACCCGGGTATCATCAAGGGCGGCGACTGGGCCTCCAGCGTGCCGGCCTGGTGCGATGTCGATTGCCGGATCGCGGTTTTGCCGGGTTGGTCGATCGCCGATCACCAGAAGGAGATTGCGGCCTGCGTCGCGGCTGCGGCGCGCAACCACCGCTTCCTCGCCAACAACCCGCCTGAGATCGAATGGTCGGGCTTTTTATCCGAAGGCTATGAGCTGACCGATTCCGCCGCGCCGGAGGCCGCGTTCGCCAAGGCGTTCGGCAAGGTCTATGGCGGCGTGCCGGAGGACCTCGTCTTCACCGCGCTCACCGACACCCGCTTCTACGGCCTCAACGAGGGCATCCCTAGCCTGTGCTTCGGTGCCAGCGGCGGCGAGATGCACGGCTTCAACGAGTTCGTCGAGTTGGAGTCGCTGAAGAAGACGACCAGGGCCATGGCGCTGTTCATCGCGGAATGGTGCGGCGTGGAGACGGCGTAGCTCTCTCCGCCGTCATTGCGAGGAGCGCTTGCGACGAAGCAATCCAGACTGCCACCGCGGAGGCAGACTGGATTGCTTCGCTGCGCTCGCAATGACGGAGTGCGCAATCCACCAGCCTCCCACATCCTTTAAGCTTAAAATAAAGACTAGGATGCAGGCTTGCACGGTGGCAGACTAGCTTCCAGTTTGCTGGACGAATCCCTGGGAGTGACGATGCGCGATTGGGATGATGCCTACGCCAATTCGGCCCATATCCCGGGGTCGGACAAGATGCCGGCGCAATGGGCGGAGCGCGCCGCTGCCTACCGCGCCGGGTTGAAGCATTTTCGCCCCGACATCGCCTATGGCTCCGGTGAGCGTCAGCGCCTCGACCTGATCCTGCCCGACGGCGACAGCAACGGGCTCGTCGTCTTCGTCCATGGCGGCTATTGGATGCGCTTCGACAAGTCGACCTGGACGGATCTGGCAGAAGGGGCGCGCCACTACGGCTGGACGGTGGCGTTGCCGAGCTACACGCTGACGCCGGCCGCCCGCATCTCCGACATCACCGCCGAGATCGCCGCTGCGATCGCCAAGGCGGCCTCGCTCGTCTCCGGGCCGATCCGGCTCGCCGGGCATTCGGCCGGTGGCCACCTCGTCACGCGCATGCTGTGCGACGACAGCCGGCTGGAGCCCGCCGTCTACAACCGCGTCGCCGGCACGCTCTCGATCAGCGGCCTGCATGATTTGCGTCCGCTGCTAAAGACCAAGATGAACGAGACGCTCGGCATGACCATGGAGGAGGCGACGCTCGAAAGCGCGGCGCTGCATCTGCCGCGCGGGCATTCGCCCGTCACCGCCTGGGTCGGCGGCAGCGAGCGGCCGGAATTCATCCGACAGTCCGACCTGATGGCCAATGTCTGGACCGGCTTCGACGTGCCGACCCGCCTCGTCGTCGATCCCGGCCTGAACCATTTTACCGTGATCGACGGACTGAAGGATCCGTCGTCGCCGATCACAGCGCGCCTGATCGGGCTCGATTGAGCAGAGCCGGGGAAGATCGATCGAAAGGGCCTGCCCATGACGTCCAGCGATTATGATCCCAGCAGCGACGGCGCCGAGACCGATTTCGCCCGGCGCATGTCCTACGGCGACTACCTCGCGCTGGATGCGATCCTGGGCGCGCAGCATCCGCTGTCGGAAGCGCATGACGAGATGCTGTTCATCATCCAGCATCAGACCACGGAGCTGTGGATGCGGCTCGCCATCCACGAGCTCAGTGCCGCACGCCGCGCCATCTCGAAAGACGAGGTGCAGCCTGCGATGAAGATGCTGGCACGGATGTCGCGGATCTTCGAGCAGCTCAACAATGCCTGGGACGTTCTGCGCACGATGACGCCGAGCGAATACACGCGTTTCCGTTCGCAGCTCGGACAGTCCTCCGGTTTCCAGTCGCGCCAATACCGGCTGATCGAATTCCTGCTCGGCAACCGCAACCACGCCATGCTCAAGCCGCACGCGCACGATGCGGAGACGACGAAACTGCTCGAGGCCGAACTGGCGACCCCAAGCCTTTATGACGAGGTGCTCAGGCTCGCCGACCGCAACGGGCTGAAGATGCCGGCCGCGGTGCTGGTGCGCGATGTTCGCGAGACCCATGGCTTCAACGAGGGCGTGCTGCAGGCCTGGCGCGTCGTCTACGAGGCGCCGGAGACGCATTGGATGCTCTACGAGCTCGCCGAGAAGCTGGTCGATTTCGAGGACTATTTCCGCCGCTGGCGCTTCAACCACGTGACGACGGTCGAGCGCGTCATCGGCTTCAAGCGTGGCACCGGCGGCACCGGTGGCGTCAGCTATCTCAAGCGCATGCTGGAGGTCGAGCTATTCCCCGAACTCTGGCGTGTCCGCACCATTCTGTAGGAATGCCCAAGAAATATCCATGACCAGATATCGCGTCTATGACGACACCAAAGCCCTGTTCCATCTGCCTGAGGGCGTGATCTATCTCGACGGCAATTCGCTCGGCGCGCTGCCGCTCGGCGTTGCCGAGCGCGTCAACCGCGTCATCACGACCGAGTGGGGCGTTGAGCTGATCCGCGCCTGGAACACCGCAGGCTGGTACGCCCAGCCGCGCCATGTCGGCGATCGCATCGCGCGGCTGATTGGCGCCGAAGCAGGCGCGGTGATGGTGGGAGACACGCTGTCGCTCAAGGTCTATCAGGCGCTCGCCGCCGCGCTCGACATGAACGCGTCCCGCAAGATCGTCCTGTCGGACACCGGCAACTTCCCGACCGACCTCTACATGGCCGAAGGCCTGATCGCGACGCTCGGGCGCGGCCATCAATTGCGCCTGGTGATGCCGGAGGAGATCGAGGCCGCCCTGTCGGAGGAGGTCGCGGTGCTCTACGTCACCGAGGTCGATTATCGCACCGGCCGCCGCCACGACATGGCGAAGCTCACGGCAAAGGCGCATGCGCTCGGCATCGTCACGGTCTGGGATCTCGCGCACTCCGCCGGCGCGCTGCCGGTCGATCTTGCCGGGTGCGGCGCGGATTTCGCGGCAGGCTGCACCTACAAATATCTCAACGGCGGCCCCGGCGCGCCGGCTTTCCTCTACGTCGCGCCGCGTCACGCCGACAATGCGCGTGCTGCGCTGTCGGGGTGGATGGGGCATGCAAAGCCATTTGCATTCGAGCTGGGCTATGCGGCCGCGGGCGGCGTCGAACGCATGCGCGTCGGCACACCGCCGGTGCTGGCAATGGCGGCGCTGGAGGCCTCGCTCGATATCTGGGACCGAGTCGATATGGCGGAGGTCCGTGCGCGTTCGTTGGCGCTCGGTGATCTCCTGATCGCCGAGGTCGAGCGCCGCTGCCCCTCCTTGAGGCTGGTCACCCCGCGCGCACACGAGCGCCGCGGCTCGCAGGTCTCCTTCGCCTTCGACGGCGGTTACGCTGCGATGCAGGCCTTGATCGCCCGCGGCGTCATCGGCGACTTCCGCGCGCCCGACATCATGCGGTTCGGGATCACGCCGCTGTACATCGGCGAGAGCGAGATCGTGCGGGCGGCCGAGATCGTCGAAGAGGTGATCGCGGGCGAGGTCTGGCGGCGGCCGGAATATCAGGTGGTGAATGCGGTGACGTGAACGAAGCCGTGCCCCGGACGCAGCGCAGCAACGCTGGGGCGTGGCAACGCGTCCGGGACACGGGAGTATTCGCCGTGCGGCCCCATGTCTGCCGACCATTACCTCTGACGTCATTGCTTTGCCGCCCGAAGCAATTCACGCTGAGGCAACAATCAATTGGGAGGATTTTTGATGACGCCGCTCGAGAAGCTTAAAGCGATGAAGATGCCGTTCGCCGAGCTCAAGGGCGTCGAGTTCATCGAGGCCGGCAAGGATCGGGTGGTGGCGCGCATGATGGTCCGGCCTGATCTCTGTACGCTCCACCACACCATTCATGGCGGGGCGGTGATGGCGCTGGCCGATTCCGTCGGGGCGGCGGCAACCGTGATCAACCTGCCCGAGGACGCCAAGGGCACGACCACGCTGGAGAGCAAGACCAATTTCATCGGCGGGGCCAAGGAGGGAACGACGGTGATTGCCACCGCCACCCCGATCCATCGTGGCCGGCGGACCCAGGTCTGGACCACCCGGCTGGAAACTGAGGATGGCAAGCTGGTTGCCGTGGTCACCCAGACTCAGCTGGTCCTGTAAGACTACGGGTCTTTGATTTTATTAACGAATTAGTCGTTTCCCGTGCCTTTAACTTGGGCAGGTCCTCGTCTTGCAAAAGATGCTGCGATGCACAATATAGGAGGTCTAGGGATTCGAACGCCTCCTCGAGGGACACCAAGAGGAGTTTTGACGTGGTACTTGAAGAAACCGTCCGCACCGCTCCGGGCTATGTGCGGACCCTGAGCCAGCACGAAGAATTGCCGCTCCTGCGCGATCATCTGCTGAGGCTCGATGCCGGAAGCCGGCACGACCGTTTCAACGGCTTTCTCGACGATTCTTTTATCGAGCGTTATGCTGCCCGCTGCGCCGAGGACGGCACAGTGATCGTCGCCTATATCGTCGACGGCGTGGTCCGCGGTGCGGCCGAACTGCACCCGCCGGAAGGCGCCTCGCTCCCTGAAGTCGCCTTCAGTGTAGAGGCCTCCGCGCGCCGCCAGAATGTCGGCACCGTGCTGTTCAGTCGCTTGATCGCCGAAGCGCGCTGGAAGGGCTACAAGACTCTGCGCATCACTACGGGCGCGGAGAATCACGCCATGCGCGCGCTCGCCAGGAAATTCGGTGCGCATCTCGCTTTCCGCCATGGCGAGTCAACCGGCACGATTGACCTTGCGAAGACGCCTGAGGACGAACTGGCGGAGCTTGCCGCAGCGCCGTTCAAGGCGGGACGTGCTCTTATCAGTTTCAACTCGACGTGTTGGAAGCTGATCTCCAGCATGTACGGCAATCGCGCGGCCTGACATCAACGGGCCTGAATCAAAAAAGCGGACCGGCTAACCGGTCCGCTTTTTTGTTGCAACAAAGAATGAAGCGCTTAGGTGCCGGTGCGCTTGTCGTTGCCGAAACGGCGGACGACGCGGCGTTCGACCACGACGGAGCGCTGTGCGCCCTGTTCGCCGGCGATCACGCGCGTCGCGGTGATGCGGCTGTTGGTACGCGCCTGCTTCTTCACTTCGGCCTGCACGACATCGAGCGGCATCCCCATCAAGGCCGCGGCGATCTCGGCCTGCTGTCCCTGATCGTCGGTGATGCCGATGGCAGCGAAGATCGCCTCGTCCAGGGTCGGCGGATCATGGCGGACGCGCCGCGTGCCATATTTGGTATTCCAGTCTGCGCTCATAACGGCCTCGTTTGATGCCGGGATACCTAGTGCCGAGGATGCTGCATTGCAATATGAAATTGGTGTGGCATCTCAGCTATGCACCGGTCGGGTGTCAGGGCGGTGACGCGACACCGGCCTCGATTTCAATCCGTTGTTGCGGCCAGCGTTTCAGGGCGGCATGTCCGGCCTCGGTGAGCCCGTAGATTCCCCGGTCGGCCCGTTCGAACCAGCCATACACATTGTTAAGCAAGATCTTGCCGGCGTCAGGGCAGCGCACGCGCAACTCGCGCACGGGCCGCGGCCCGTCGGCGAGCGCCGAGGCGCAGGCCAGAGCCTGCTGCCGATAGGCCGTCATGATCGGTGCGCGGGTGCTGCCGCCGAGCACGGGGTCGCCCTGGCGGCGCTGGTGTTCGGCGACGAGGCGCGAGCGCACCTTCGGCTCGCGGCGCGGCGCTGCGGTCGGAGGCTTCACCAGCACCTCGACCTGGCCGCGGTCGGTGACGCCGAGCATTCCGAAGCCAAGGCGGCGGCAGAGGTTGCGATAGCGCGCGTCGCTCTCGCGCCCCTTGCCCCGGATCGACATCTTTGCCGCGATCCAGACCTCGTCGCCGGCCGGCGCGCGGTCGACCGCCTGCAGGATCAGTTCGAGATTGAAGGCGAGCTTGAGCTCGCCGATCACCACCACGGGCGGATCGCCGGCGCCGAGGCCAACGAGATCGCAGCCGCCAATCTCGCCCTTGACCGTGAAGCCGAGCTCTTCGAGGAAGCGTTTGACGGGCAGGTAGAGCGCGGTTTCCAAAAGGGGATCCGATCAGCGAATCAGTTGCGGGGAGTCTAGCCCGGATCGGACTCGGCCTCTGCCCATTTGCCCGGGAAAGAGCATTGCGGTTATCCTGCGGCCGGGACAGCCGGCGCTTTGCGAAGATGACGATCAGGAACGGAGCCGAACCTACACTCGTCCACCCACCGGGATCAGCGCACCCGTGACGCCGCTGGCGGCATCGCTGGCGAGGAACAGGATGACCTCAGCGAGCTCCTGCGGTGTCACCCATTTGGAGAAGTCCGCCTTCGGCATGTCGGCGCGGTTGGCTGCGGTGTCGATGATAGACGGCAGCACCGCATTCACCGTCACCTGGCCTTTCCACTCGTTGGCGAGCGCTTCGGTGAGGCGATGCACGCCTGCCTTCGACGCGGCGTAGGGGCCCATGCCGGAGCCGGCCTGAAGAGCGCCCATGGCGCCGATATTGACGATGCGGCCGGCCCTGGATGCGGCCAGATGCGGCAGCGCCGCGCGCGAGGTGTTGAGCGCGGTCAGGACGTTCAGCGCGTACATGCGCTGCCAGGTCTTGATGTCGCCGTCGCCGATGGTCTCGAAGGCGAAGCCGCCGGCGATATTGACCAGTGCGTCGACCCGGCCGAAGTGCTTTGCCGCCATCTCGACCGCCGTCTTCGCCTGCGCCGCGTCGGACAGGTCGACGCCGCCAATCTCGATGCTTTCAGGCGTTGCAGGCACCTGCGAAGGCGCGTGATCGATGCGGGCCACGCGCGCGCCGCGTGACTGCGCGATCTCCGCGACCACTTTGCCGAGCGCTCCGAGCGCGCCTGTCACGATCAGGACCTTGTCTTGCATCATTGGTCTCCCGGCACGGCTGTCTATGATTCCAGATAGCGCTCTTTCAGCGCGGTCCGTTCG
The sequence above is drawn from the Bradyrhizobium amphicarpaeae genome and encodes:
- a CDS encoding alpha/beta hydrolase — its product is MRDWDDAYANSAHIPGSDKMPAQWAERAAAYRAGLKHFRPDIAYGSGERQRLDLILPDGDSNGLVVFVHGGYWMRFDKSTWTDLAEGARHYGWTVALPSYTLTPAARISDITAEIAAAIAKAASLVSGPIRLAGHSAGGHLVTRMLCDDSRLEPAVYNRVAGTLSISGLHDLRPLLKTKMNETLGMTMEEATLESAALHLPRGHSPVTAWVGGSERPEFIRQSDLMANVWTGFDVPTRLVVDPGLNHFTVIDGLKDPSSPITARLIGLD
- the kynA gene encoding tryptophan 2,3-dioxygenase translates to MTSSDYDPSSDGAETDFARRMSYGDYLALDAILGAQHPLSEAHDEMLFIIQHQTTELWMRLAIHELSAARRAISKDEVQPAMKMLARMSRIFEQLNNAWDVLRTMTPSEYTRFRSQLGQSSGFQSRQYRLIEFLLGNRNHAMLKPHAHDAETTKLLEAELATPSLYDEVLRLADRNGLKMPAAVLVRDVRETHGFNEGVLQAWRVVYEAPETHWMLYELAEKLVDFEDYFRRWRFNHVTTVERVIGFKRGTGGTGGVSYLKRMLEVELFPELWRVRTIL
- the kynU gene encoding kynureninase produces the protein MTRYRVYDDTKALFHLPEGVIYLDGNSLGALPLGVAERVNRVITTEWGVELIRAWNTAGWYAQPRHVGDRIARLIGAEAGAVMVGDTLSLKVYQALAAALDMNASRKIVLSDTGNFPTDLYMAEGLIATLGRGHQLRLVMPEEIEAALSEEVAVLYVTEVDYRTGRRHDMAKLTAKAHALGIVTVWDLAHSAGALPVDLAGCGADFAAGCTYKYLNGGPGAPAFLYVAPRHADNARAALSGWMGHAKPFAFELGYAAAGGVERMRVGTPPVLAMAALEASLDIWDRVDMAEVRARSLALGDLLIAEVERRCPSLRLVTPRAHERRGSQVSFAFDGGYAAMQALIARGVIGDFRAPDIMRFGITPLYIGESEIVRAAEIVEEVIAGEVWRRPEYQVVNAVT
- a CDS encoding PaaI family thioesterase, which encodes MTPLEKLKAMKMPFAELKGVEFIEAGKDRVVARMMVRPDLCTLHHTIHGGAVMALADSVGAAATVINLPEDAKGTTTLESKTNFIGGAKEGTTVIATATPIHRGRRTQVWTTRLETEDGKLVAVVTQTQLVL
- a CDS encoding GNAT family N-acetyltransferase; the encoded protein is MVLEETVRTAPGYVRTLSQHEELPLLRDHLLRLDAGSRHDRFNGFLDDSFIERYAARCAEDGTVIVAYIVDGVVRGAAELHPPEGASLPEVAFSVEASARRQNVGTVLFSRLIAEARWKGYKTLRITTGAENHAMRALARKFGAHLAFRHGESTGTIDLAKTPEDELAELAAAPFKAGRALISFNSTCWKLISSMYGNRAA
- a CDS encoding DUF2161 domain-containing phosphodiesterase, with product METALYLPVKRFLEELGFTVKGEIGGCDLVGLGAGDPPVVVIGELKLAFNLELILQAVDRAPAGDEVWIAAKMSIRGKGRESDARYRNLCRRLGFGMLGVTDRGQVEVLVKPPTAAPRREPKVRSRLVAEHQRRQGDPVLGGSTRAPIMTAYRQQALACASALADGPRPVRELRVRCPDAGKILLNNVYGWFERADRGIYGLTEAGHAALKRWPQQRIEIEAGVASPP
- a CDS encoding SDR family oxidoreductase; amino-acid sequence: MQDKVLIVTGALGALGKVVAEIAQSRGARVARIDHAPSQVPATPESIEIGGVDLSDAAQAKTAVEMAAKHFGRVDALVNIAGGFAFETIGDGDIKTWQRMYALNVLTALNTSRAALPHLAASRAGRIVNIGAMGALQAGSGMGPYAASKAGVHRLTEALANEWKGQVTVNAVLPSIIDTAANRADMPKADFSKWVTPQELAEVILFLASDAASGVTGALIPVGGRV